The sequence ATCCTTTGAGCGCACCGTCCACCGCCGCGCCCCAGTCCGCGTGCGAAAGGTCGCTGCCCAGATAAACACTTCGCGCGCCCCAGGCGTGCTCTGAAAAGCCCGACGCTTTCAATATCAATTCACGCTCCTTTTGCGACAGCGCCTTGAGCTGCTGCCAGTCGGTCAGGCCGAGTTCGGGGATCACCGCCTGCGGCGGCAACGGCGCGGGATCGAGGACCCAGGTGTAAGGGACGAGTTTGAGCAGCCGTTGAAAAAAGGCCTCGCCCAGTTCGCGCCGCCAGAAGTCGCGCAGATGGCGGTTCCACAGCAACGCGAAGAGCATTTTTTCCTCGAAGATCGGCCGGGGAGGCGGTGTCAGCCGGATTTGCAGGTTGATGGCGGCGTCGAACAGCGCGCCGGCAGCGGGCACGTTCGGCAGATCGAACAACTCGAAAAATCGATAGACCGCGTCGCCGTCGGCGAAGGGAAACGGGGTTGCATCGCGCGGCAGGAAGCATCGCTCCAGGGAATTGAGCTGGTGGCACAGCCATTCCATTTCGGGCCGGTATGTGGCGGCCTCCTGCGAAATGACCACATGGATGTTGCGCGCTTCGCCGAAGATTCCCGCGAAACCGCGCGCCATGCCGTCCGCGCCGCCAATCACTTTTTCACCGAGCTGCGCGTAGGTCTGGTTCAGCCAGGCCGTCAAGCCAATGCCGCCGGGCACCGCGTCCAGTTCCGTGAGCGCCAACCCGTGGTCCGTGAGCAGCAGATCGGGGCGGATGACCCGTGGCAATTCGTTCTTCATCGCGTGGGAGCGCTGAAGCGCGATCAGTCCCTCCGGCTTTCCCCGGTCGAGCCACGCCGCGACCCAGCCGGGCATTTTCCCCGCCACGCTCTGCCGGTAGAGCAGATTGACGGCGCGATTGAACTGGTGCAGCACGCGGCCCAGTGATTCCAGTTCCCTCACCAGTTCCGCGCCCAGCGCAAACGCGGCCGGCGGGATCCGCCAGTCCAGGTCCGCGAACAACCCGCCCCGGGGGATTTGGTTGCGAATGAATTCCGCACGATCGGCGGCGGAACTGGTTGCCGTTGGAGCGGACGCGGGATTCACGGTGTTTTTTTGTCTGCGGGCTCAGACGCGCACTTGACCGTTGCCAATGCCGACCCATTTGTAGGTGGTCAATTCGTCCAGGCCCATCGGACCACGCGCTCCAACTTTGTCCGTGCTGATGCCGATTTCCGCGCCCATGCCAAACTCACCGCCGTCCGTGAAGCGCGTCGAGGCGTTCCAATAGACCGCCGCCGAATCGACTTCCGCGAGGAACTGTTTCGCGTGCGCTTCGTTTTTCGTGACGATGCTGTCGGAATGAGCCGAGCCGTAGTGGTTGATGTGATCGATGGCCTGTCGCACGCCGTCCACGACGCGGATGTTGAGGACGTAATCGTTGTACTCGGTGAAGTAGTCAGCCTCGCCCACCGGTTGCAGGTCGCAGATCGCGGATTGGAGGATGGCGCGCGTCGCGTCGTCGGCCCGGAGCCGGACCTTTTTTTCGCCCAGTTTGCGGTCAATCGCGGGCAGGAATCCCGCGGCGACGGCTTTGTCCACAAGCAGGGTTTCCATTGCGTTGCACACGGCCGGCCGCTGGCACTTCGCGTTCATGACGATTTCGGCTGCCATTTTCAGATCGGCGTCGGCGTCCACGAACACATGGCAGACACCCTTGTAGTGTTTGATGACCGGGACTTTCGAGCACTCCGTCACCATGCGGATAAGCCCCTCGCCGCCGCGCGGCATGCAGAGATCAACGTATTGCGTGAGGGACAGCAGTTCTCTGATCGCTTCGCGGTCGGTCGTCGCGACGACCTGAATCGCATGAGCGGGAAAACGCGGAAGGTTTTGTCGCGCCGCCTCGACCATGATTTCGGCGATGACACGGTTGGAGTTCAACGCCTCTTTGCCTCCGCGCAGTATCGTCGCGTTGCCGGACTTGAAACAAAGGCTCGCAGCGTCCGCGGTGACATTCGGTCGCGACTCATAGATGATGACGACGACGCCGATGGGCACTGAGATTTTTTGGAGCCTGAGTCCGTTTGGGCGCGTCCGTTCGGTCAAGATTCTTCCGATGGGATCCGCGAGGGCCGCGATTTCGCGCAGACCTTTTGCCATTTCTGCCACTCGTTTGTCATCGAGTTTGAGTCGGTCAAGCATCGCGGGCGAGAGGCCCACCTGCACGCCAGCTTCCAGGTCGCGCGCATTCGCCTTTTTGATGTCGTCGCGGTTTTGTTCCAG is a genomic window of Candidatus Angelobacter sp. containing:
- a CDS encoding glutamate-5-semialdehyde dehydrogenase codes for the protein MTLTEQMTQLAQQARAASRELARLTTAEKNDCLQAMATALEQNRDDIKKANARDLEAGVQVGLSPAMLDRLKLDDKRVAEMAKGLREIAALADPIGRILTERTRPNGLRLQKISVPIGVVVIIYESRPNVTADAASLCFKSGNATILRGGKEALNSNRVIAEIMVEAARQNLPRFPAHAIQVVATTDREAIRELLSLTQYVDLCMPRGGEGLIRMVTECSKVPVIKHYKGVCHVFVDADADLKMAAEIVMNAKCQRPAVCNAMETLLVDKAVAAGFLPAIDRKLGEKKVRLRADDATRAILQSAICDLQPVGEADYFTEYNDYVLNIRVVDGVRQAIDHINHYGSAHSDSIVTKNEAHAKQFLAEVDSAAVYWNASTRFTDGGEFGMGAEIGISTDKVGARGPMGLDELTTYKWVGIGNGQVRV